The proteins below come from a single Mucilaginibacter mali genomic window:
- a CDS encoding DNA alkylation repair protein: MTLTAALEHLKEHASPQYLAGMSRFGIDNSKALGVKLPVIRKLAKVIKKDQQLSLELWATDIHEARLLATMIGDPAQVSPQQMDTWAGDFSTWDVCDQACGNLFIRTPFVLDKIREYCTSDQEFVKRCGFVLMAEYAVHLKKATDDVFLSFLPIIEREAWDNRNFVKKAINWALRQIGKRNTLLKHTAIDTADRILEQDIKAARWIAKDALRELHNR; the protein is encoded by the coding sequence ATGACACTTACCGCAGCCCTCGAACACCTTAAAGAACACGCATCGCCGCAGTACCTGGCTGGCATGTCCCGCTTTGGTATTGATAACAGCAAAGCGCTTGGAGTTAAGCTCCCGGTGATCCGCAAATTGGCTAAGGTCATCAAAAAAGATCAGCAGCTATCACTTGAACTTTGGGCGACCGATATACATGAAGCCCGCCTGCTGGCTACGATGATCGGTGATCCGGCGCAGGTTAGCCCGCAGCAGATGGATACCTGGGCCGGCGATTTCAGTACCTGGGATGTTTGCGACCAGGCTTGTGGCAACTTATTTATCCGTACGCCATTTGTGCTGGATAAGATCAGGGAGTACTGTACATCCGACCAGGAATTTGTAAAGCGCTGTGGCTTTGTACTGATGGCCGAGTACGCAGTGCATCTAAAAAAAGCCACCGATGATGTGTTCCTGTCATTTCTGCCCATTATAGAACGCGAAGCCTGGGATAACCGTAACTTTGTAAAGAAAGCTATCAACTGGGCTTTGCGGCAAATTGGCAAGCGCAATACTCTACTTAAACACACCGCGATTGACACCGCCGACCGGATCTTAGAGCAGGATATCAAAGCCGCCCGGTGGATAGCAAAAGATGCTTTGCGCGAATTACATAACCGATAA
- a CDS encoding YciI family protein — translation MKKLLILAFAAFTYCGSFAQTTTAKPNPEYDAALAKKLGADEYGMRKYVMAFLKTGPTKIADKAKSAELQKAHLKNITKLADEGKLVVAGPFMDPGEVEGIFIFDVSTIAEAKALTETDPAIKAGVLVMELRPFYCSAALMEVAKTHKKLAKKNFAD, via the coding sequence ATGAAAAAATTGCTGATACTGGCTTTTGCTGCCTTTACCTATTGCGGCAGCTTTGCACAAACCACCACCGCCAAACCCAACCCCGAATATGACGCGGCCTTAGCCAAAAAACTGGGCGCCGATGAATACGGCATGCGCAAGTACGTAATGGCTTTCCTTAAAACCGGCCCGACTAAAATAGCCGACAAAGCTAAATCGGCCGAATTGCAAAAGGCGCACCTTAAAAACATTACTAAGCTGGCCGATGAGGGCAAACTGGTTGTTGCCGGCCCCTTTATGGATCCGGGCGAGGTAGAGGGCATTTTTATATTTGATGTATCTACCATTGCCGAAGCCAAAGCACTTACTGAAACCGATCCGGCTATAAAAGCTGGTGTGCTGGTGATGGAACTGCGCCCGTTCTATTGCTCGGCGGCCTTGATGGAAGTAGCCAAAACCCATAAAAAATTAGCTAAAAAGAATTTTGCCGATTAA
- a CDS encoding YdeI/OmpD-associated family protein codes for MENTEPKVDAYIAKSPAYAQPIITHLRKLIHQVTPQVTEVMKWGHPHFDYKGPFMGLAAFKEHLGLNFWKSTLMDDPAGLFAAAEKGSAGSIGKIRSMADLPADDVLITYMLNAIDLNEKGIKLPPPKKTEEPKELEMPTDLIEAFKSNTGTLQHFEKFSPSAKKEYISWLDEAKSEATRQKRLDTMMEWVAEGKTRHWKYKK; via the coding sequence ATGGAAAATACCGAACCTAAAGTAGATGCTTACATCGCTAAATCGCCCGCATATGCCCAGCCCATCATTACCCATTTGCGTAAGTTGATACACCAGGTTACCCCGCAGGTTACCGAAGTGATGAAGTGGGGCCACCCGCATTTCGATTATAAAGGTCCGTTTATGGGGTTGGCCGCCTTTAAGGAACACCTGGGACTTAATTTTTGGAAAAGTACCCTGATGGACGACCCCGCCGGCCTGTTTGCCGCCGCCGAAAAAGGCAGCGCCGGCAGTATCGGCAAGATCAGATCGATGGCTGACTTACCGGCTGACGATGTTTTGATAACCTATATGCTCAATGCCATCGATCTGAATGAAAAGGGAATCAAACTACCGCCACCTAAAAAAACCGAAGAGCCAAAAGAATTAGAAATGCCGACCGATCTGATCGAAGCTTTTAAATCCAATACCGGCACTTTACAGCATTTCGAAAAGTTCAGTCCATCTGCAAAGAAGGAGTATATCTCGTGGCTTGACGAGGCAAAGAGTGAAGCTACCCGCCAAAAACGATTAGATACGATGATGGAGTGGGTGGCCGAGGGTAAAACCCGCCATTGGAAGTATAAAAAGTAA
- a CDS encoding class I SAM-dependent methyltransferase, whose protein sequence is MTGSTQRFTNRVDNYTKYRPGYPNAVLQLLRTSGHLSANAVVADVGSGTGIFTKLLLDEGYTVYAVEPNGAMRQAADDSLGGDKKYHSINGTAEATTLKAHSADMVVCAQAFHWFDAHKTKAEFARVLKPGGNVALIWNNRQVEVDEFSINYELLLQQQASDYKRVNHQNLTEANFNAFFKDGKYQLTRFPNTQVFDMEGLAGRAFSSSYVPSEETPEGALFLKKLQELFDRHQNNGTVNMEYQTEVYLGEV, encoded by the coding sequence ATGACGGGTTCTACCCAACGCTTTACCAACCGGGTTGATAATTATACCAAATATCGCCCCGGTTACCCTAATGCTGTGCTGCAATTGCTGCGCACATCGGGCCATCTATCAGCCAACGCGGTTGTTGCCGATGTGGGTTCGGGCACCGGTATCTTCACTAAATTATTGTTGGATGAGGGATACACGGTTTACGCCGTTGAACCCAATGGAGCGATGCGACAGGCGGCAGATGATAGCTTAGGCGGAGATAAAAAATATCATTCGATTAATGGAACTGCCGAGGCTACCACCTTAAAAGCACATTCGGCTGATATGGTGGTATGCGCGCAGGCCTTCCATTGGTTTGATGCCCATAAAACCAAGGCCGAGTTTGCCCGCGTTTTGAAACCCGGCGGCAACGTAGCTTTGATATGGAACAACCGGCAGGTAGAGGTTGACGAATTTTCGATCAATTACGAGTTACTGCTGCAGCAACAGGCATCAGATTATAAGCGTGTAAATCACCAAAACCTCACCGAAGCCAACTTCAACGCGTTTTTTAAGGACGGCAAATACCAGCTTACCCGGTTCCCCAACACCCAGGTGTTTGATATGGAGGGATTGGCCGGCCGCGCATTCTCTTCATCCTATGTACCTTCCGAAGAAACACCCGAAGGCGCCCTATTCCTGAAAAAACTACAGGAGCTTTTTGATCGTCACCAAAACAACGGCACGGTGAATATGGAATACCAGACCGAAGTTTATTTGGGTGAGGTGTAG